A DNA window from Stenotrophomonas sp. 57 contains the following coding sequences:
- a CDS encoding glutathione S-transferase N-terminal domain-containing protein, producing the protein MKLYSKPGACSTADHIALQWTGQPFEVELLNKDTLKGPEFLKINPAGAVPALVDGDFVLLQNAAIMGYIADSYPQAGLAGDGSPRQRAEATRWLAFVNSDVHPAFSPLFAPGKFIADESQFDAIRAAAHKRLRGLFETADKQLADKPWLAGFRSYADPYFYITLRWAAGTKVDLSGLDNLAAYKARMDADAGVQAALKAEGLA; encoded by the coding sequence ATGAAGCTGTACAGCAAGCCCGGTGCCTGTTCCACCGCCGACCACATCGCCCTGCAGTGGACCGGCCAGCCGTTCGAGGTTGAACTGCTGAACAAGGACACCCTGAAGGGTCCGGAATTCCTCAAGATCAATCCGGCCGGCGCCGTTCCCGCGCTGGTCGACGGCGACTTCGTGCTGCTGCAGAACGCCGCGATCATGGGCTACATCGCCGACAGCTACCCGCAGGCCGGCCTCGCGGGTGACGGCAGCCCGCGCCAGCGTGCCGAAGCCACCCGCTGGCTGGCCTTCGTCAATTCCGACGTGCACCCGGCCTTCTCGCCGCTGTTCGCACCGGGCAAGTTCATCGCCGACGAAAGCCAGTTCGATGCGATCCGCGCCGCCGCACACAAGCGCCTGCGCGGGCTGTTCGAGACCGCTGACAAGCAGCTGGCGGACAAGCCCTGGCTGGCCGGTTTCCGCAGCTACGCCGACCCTTACTTCTACATCACCCTGCGCTGGGCCGCCGGCACCAAGGTCGACCTGTCCGGCCTGGACAACCTGGCTGCCTACAAGGCACGCATGGACGCCGATGCCGGCGTGCAGGCCGCGCTGAAGGCTGAAGGCCTGGCCTGA
- a CDS encoding cell wall hydrolase, translating into MKLAWILWLSQLLPQPAADSLCLSTTVYLEARDQTLRGQQAVAEVALRRLDSGLWGDSMCQVVTARKQFAPTIVSPGTQLGNDAAWSEAMNVAFDAERNWALPAGERREIVPGASHFAALSIASPNWRNAYQVATIGDHTFYKVQNLKPRQS; encoded by the coding sequence ATGAAACTGGCCTGGATTCTCTGGCTGTCGCAGTTGTTGCCGCAGCCGGCCGCTGATTCATTGTGTTTGAGCACCACCGTTTACCTGGAAGCCCGCGACCAGACCCTGCGTGGCCAGCAGGCCGTCGCCGAGGTCGCCCTGCGTCGCCTCGACAGTGGCCTGTGGGGTGACTCGATGTGCCAGGTGGTCACCGCGCGCAAGCAGTTCGCACCGACCATCGTCTCCCCCGGCACCCAGCTGGGCAATGACGCGGCGTGGAGCGAGGCGATGAACGTGGCCTTCGATGCCGAGCGCAACTGGGCGCTGCCGGCCGGCGAACGCCGCGAGATCGTGCCCGGTGCCAGCCACTTCGCCGCGCTGTCCATCGCCAGCCCGAACTGGCGCAACGCCTACCAGGTGGCCACCATCGGCGATCACACCTTCTACAAGGTGCAGAACCTCAAGCCGCGGCAGTCGTAA
- a CDS encoding NADPH-dependent 2,4-dienoyl-CoA reductase gives MSPANESAYPHLFTPLDLGFTQLRNRVLMGSMHTGLEDRARDFPRLAAYFAERAEGGVGLIVTGGFAPNVVGWLKPFGGKLSWPWEVRPHRQLTAAAHQHGAKICLQLLHAGRYAYHPLSVAPSKLKAPINPFTPRALSASGVERHIADYARSAKLAREAGYDGVEVMGSEGYLINEFIAPRTNTRTDAWGGDARQRMRFAVEIVRRIREACGPDFIIIYRLSLVDLVEDGSNWEEIVQQAQAIEAAGATIINSGIGWHEARIPTIATSVPRAAFAGVTAKLKPHVTVPLVATNRINMPEVAERILADGGADMVSLARPLLADPQWPNKARAGRAEAINTCIACNQACLDHVFENKLASCLVNPRAAHETELVYRPTAAPKKIAVVGAGPAGLACATVAAQRGHQVTLFDANEEIGGQFNVAKRIPGKEEFYETLRYFRHKLAETGVQLRLGTRADASRLAGFDEVVLATGITPRRVDFPGADHAKVVSYLDVLLGRVQVGANAAIIGAGGIGFDVGEFLSHAGESPSLDPQRWMAEWGVDASFEARGSLARPQAEASPRRLWLLQRSPGKPGARLGKTTGWIHRATLKAKGVRMLGGVEYLGVDDDGLRIRVDGSEQLLPVDHVVICAGQEPNRSLQAELQAAGINTQLIGGADVAAELDAKRAIDQGSRVAAAL, from the coding sequence ATGTCGCCAGCCAACGAAAGCGCCTATCCCCACTTGTTCACTCCGCTGGACCTGGGCTTCACCCAGCTGCGCAACCGCGTACTGATGGGCTCGATGCACACCGGCCTGGAAGATCGCGCCCGTGATTTCCCGCGCCTAGCGGCCTATTTCGCCGAGCGCGCCGAGGGTGGTGTCGGCCTGATCGTCACCGGCGGCTTCGCGCCCAACGTGGTGGGCTGGCTGAAGCCGTTCGGCGGCAAGCTGTCCTGGCCGTGGGAAGTACGCCCGCACCGGCAGCTCACCGCTGCCGCGCACCAGCATGGCGCGAAGATCTGCCTGCAGCTGCTGCATGCCGGCCGCTATGCCTACCATCCGCTGTCGGTGGCACCGTCGAAGCTCAAGGCGCCGATCAACCCGTTCACCCCGCGTGCGCTGTCGGCCAGCGGCGTCGAGCGGCATATCGCCGATTACGCACGCAGCGCCAAGCTGGCCCGCGAGGCTGGCTACGACGGCGTGGAAGTGATGGGCTCGGAGGGCTACCTCATCAATGAGTTCATCGCCCCGCGCACCAACACGCGCACCGATGCCTGGGGTGGCGACGCGCGACAGCGCATGCGCTTCGCGGTGGAGATCGTGCGCCGCATCCGCGAGGCCTGTGGCCCGGACTTCATCATCATCTACCGCCTGTCCCTGGTGGACCTGGTGGAAGACGGCAGCAACTGGGAAGAGATCGTGCAGCAGGCGCAGGCGATCGAGGCGGCCGGCGCGACGATCATCAATTCCGGCATCGGCTGGCACGAAGCGCGCATTCCGACCATCGCCACCTCGGTGCCGCGCGCGGCCTTTGCCGGGGTCACTGCCAAGCTGAAGCCGCATGTGACGGTGCCGCTGGTGGCGACCAACCGCATCAACATGCCCGAGGTCGCCGAGCGCATCCTGGCCGATGGCGGCGCGGACATGGTGTCCCTGGCACGCCCGCTGCTGGCCGACCCGCAATGGCCGAACAAGGCCCGTGCCGGCCGCGCCGAGGCGATCAACACCTGCATCGCCTGCAACCAGGCCTGCCTGGACCACGTGTTCGAGAACAAGCTGGCCAGCTGCCTGGTCAATCCGCGCGCCGCGCACGAGACCGAGCTGGTCTATCGCCCGACCGCTGCGCCGAAGAAGATCGCCGTAGTCGGTGCCGGTCCGGCCGGGCTGGCCTGCGCCACGGTCGCCGCCCAGCGCGGCCATCAGGTCACCCTGTTCGATGCCAACGAGGAGATCGGCGGTCAGTTCAACGTGGCCAAGCGCATCCCGGGCAAGGAAGAGTTTTACGAGACGCTGCGCTATTTCCGCCACAAGCTGGCTGAAACCGGGGTGCAGCTGCGTCTGGGCACCCGTGCCGACGCAAGCCGCCTGGCCGGCTTTGACGAGGTGGTGCTGGCCACTGGCATCACCCCGCGCAGGGTCGACTTCCCTGGCGCCGACCATGCCAAGGTGGTCAGCTACCTGGACGTGCTGCTGGGCCGGGTCCAGGTGGGCGCCAATGCGGCGATCATCGGCGCCGGCGGCATCGGCTTCGATGTCGGCGAGTTCCTCAGCCATGCCGGCGAGTCGCCGTCGCTGGACCCGCAGCGCTGGATGGCCGAATGGGGCGTTGACGCCAGCTTCGAAGCGCGCGGCTCGCTGGCCAGGCCGCAGGCAGAAGCCTCGCCACGCCGGCTGTGGCTGCTGCAGCGCAGCCCGGGCAAGCCCGGTGCACGGCTGGGCAAGACCACCGGCTGGATCCATCGCGCCACGCTGAAAGCCAAGGGCGTGCGCATGCTCGGCGGCGTCGAGTACCTGGGCGTTGACGATGACGGCCTGCGCATCCGCGTTGATGGCAGCGAACAGCTGCTGCCGGTCGATCACGTGGTGATCTGCGCCGGGCAGGAACCGAACCGTTCGCTGCAGGCCGAGCTGCAGGCGGCCGGCATCAACACGCAGCTGATCGGCGGTGCCGACGTGGCCGCAGAACTGGATGCGAAGCGGGCCATCGACCAGGGCAGCCGGGTCGCCGCCGCGCTCTGA